The proteins below come from a single Lepeophtheirus salmonis chromosome 4, UVic_Lsal_1.4, whole genome shotgun sequence genomic window:
- the schlank gene encoding ceramide synthase 6 has protein sequence MNSFWNEGVWLPPNITWRNLEPTGEFTYNNFNDLYKPIPMALLVLVIRFWVERLVFRPLGLFLGLGSTKKNLPMLSNLELEDYYLKHKDKPLTFFKREALNLAVNLNMSERKIQRWFRMRRGADKSKLLDKFSETGWVCLYYTCVYIFGLSIMLKKSWIWDIRNCWYHYPHHLIDTDIWWYYMVELSFYWSLLFSQFYDVKRKDFWEMFIHHLTTIALMGFSWTCNLTRVGTLVLIIHDIADIFLGLAKLCKYAKYHVVCDILFVCFAIVWIVTRIGIYPCWILYSTTIEAPQILEMFPAYYIFNILLSVLLVLNVTWTYFILKIIHQSVFKKKFEKDSRSESSDSNESLSS, from the coding sequence ATGAATTCCTTCTGGAATGAAGGAGTGTGGCTCCCTCCGAATATAACGTGGAGAAATTTGGAACCCACTGGAGAATTTACGTATAATAACTTTAATGATCTCTACAAACCCATACCAATGGCACTCCTCGTACTAGTTATACGGTTTTGGGTCGAACGTCTCGTGTTTCGTCCTTTAGGATTATTTCTTGGCCTCGGATCCACCAAGAAGAACCTTCCAATGCTTTCGAATCTTGAGCTGGAGGACTATTATTTGAAGCATAAAGATAAGCCTTTAACGTTTTTCAAGCGTGAGGCGTTGAATTTGGCGGTTAACTTAAATATGTCTGAAAGAAAGATCCAACGATGGTTCAGAATGAGAAGAGGTGCAGACAAATCCAAATTGTTGGATAAATTCTCAGAGACGGGATGGGTGTGTTTATATTATACTTGTGTGTACATTTTTGGACTAAGTATAATGTTGAAGAAGAGTTGGATTTGGGATATTCGAAATTGTTGGTATCACTATCCTCACCACCTTATAGATACGGATATTTGGTGGTATTACATGGtggaattatctttttattggTCCCTTTTATTCTCTCAATTCTATGATGTCAAGCGAAAGGATTTTTGGGAAATGTTCATTCATCATTTGACTACCATTGCTCTAATGGGCTTTTCTTGGACTTGCAATTTAACTCGTGTTGGAACGTTGGTTTTGATTATACATGATATTGCTGATATTTTTCTTGGTTTAGCTAAACTTTGTAAATATGCAAAGTATCATGTTGTTTGTGAtatcttgtttgtttgttttgcaATTGTATGGATAGTCACAAGAATTGGAATCTATCCCTGTTGGATTTTATATAGTACAACAATCGAGGCTCCTCAGATTTTAGAAATGTTTCCtgcttattatatatttaatatattactttcAGTACTATTAGTTCTCAACGTTACTTGGACATACTTCATATTGAAGATCATTCATCaatctgtttttaaaaaaaaatttgagaaggATAGTAGGAGTGAATCAAGTGATAGCAACGAATCCTTATCCTCATAA
- the LOC121116036 gene encoding zinc transporter ZIP1, which yields MSLLLVQKILVIVGVFISTVIFGTIPFKLASYGPSFSEYLTLSSCYSGGVFLAAFFLDLYPDLFEDFNGVISKLDFLHLDGYPLPSFFVLIGFFLVLIIEQIIHSYKDRHLHQIIPFEHDENKSIEGENEDQVRNFSIIRSFMLLIALAFHSFFEGLAIGLQTKQKNLLALVFAVMFHKGIMAFSLGINLTRAKVVLKVFMGCILIFSIASPIGIAMGIGLMNLPPSLSRDIVALILQAIAGGTFLYITFIEVLFHELNYNMHEGPDRMLRILCIILGFATIAIVLLIFPL from the coding sequence ATGTCGTTACTTTTGGTACAAAAAATCCTTGTTATTGTTGGAGTTTTCATATCTACAGTGATTTTTGGAACTATACCCTTTAAATTGGCCTCCTATGGCCCTTCTTTCTCAGAATACTTAACTTTATCATCATGTTACTCTGGAGGTGTCTTTTTGGCTGCATTCTTTTTAGACTTATATCCTGATTTATTTGAAGATTTTAACGGTGTGATATCAAAATTGGACTTTTTACATTTAGATGGATATCCACTCCCCAGTTTCTTCGTTTTAATTGGATTTTTCCTTGTACTCATCATTGAGCAAATCATTCACTCCTACAAGGATCGCCATCTGCATCAAATAATACCATTTGAACACGATGAAAATAAGTCTATAGAAGGAGAAAATGAAGATCAAGTTAGGAATTTTTCTATCATACGATCTTTCATGCTCCTGATTGCTCTCgcctttcattctttttttgaagGACTGGCCATTGGACTTCAAACAAAGCAAAAGAATCTTCTCGCCCTTGTCTTTGCAGTTATGTTTCATAAAGGAATTATGGCATTCTCATTAGGAATTAATTTAACTAGAGCAAAAGTTGTGCTGAAAGTGTTTATGGGTTGTATCCTCATCTTTTCAATAGCCTCTCCAATTGGAATAGCAATGGGAATAGGCCTCATGAATCTTCCTCCGTCACTAAGCAGAGACATTGTGGCTTTAATTCTGCAAGCCATTGCTGGAGGAACGTTTTTATACATCACATTTATAGAAGTGCTCTTCCAtgagttaaattataatatgcatGAAGGTCCGGATCGAATGTTGcgaattttatgtattattttaggcTTTGCAACTATTGCAATAGTCCTCTTAATTTTCCCCTTATAG
- the LOC121116037 gene encoding LOW QUALITY PROTEIN: uncharacterized protein (The sequence of the model RefSeq protein was modified relative to this genomic sequence to represent the inferred CDS: deleted 1 base in 1 codon; substituted 1 base at 1 genomic stop codon) has product MDEHYKVLHERFVGNNKGSKDPWEIFGLSLILPASYLLSQLLAPFLSRSSFLLETSLFTLPILLSLTCCSEKSLWILFALLGISFCIFYYVYRKSYFAKSWNSFTSNSTSSKTVIYDFINAYRGNLLMSTCITILAVDFPVFPRRFIKTESYGYGFMDLGVGSFVFANGLLSYEARHVFNSKSKSFRIINSLQNSSCLLVLGITRVISVKLLNYQEHVTEYGVHWNFFFSHWPILSTLLLCLISQKHSWLISLFLGLAHEGILASSLGASYILDSNTHRGDFFSSNREGIMSLLGYVAIYLGGVYWGVQIQGSIAEDSSIKSCIKLFKSLSFLEHSYVVFINVLTGPISSPFXTNGNWSYFNWMLAFNLSQCAFFLLFKIIGLWYRELFVVYLENSKSGRNGKSNKGGKVSSKRKSSFINPIKPKSNENPAIQLPNPASYLLDAVCYNGLPYFLFSNIFTGIVNFFVQTIYATNCYAILILFGYSSILNYLAFKLFVKKIRWKI; this is encoded by the exons atggATGAGCACTATAAAGTTCTTCATGAGCGATTTGTAGGGAATAATAAAGGGTCCAAGGATCCTTGGGAGATCTTTGGCCTTTCCCTCATCCTTCCAGCCTCATATTTGCTCTCTCAACTCCTTGCTCCTTTTCTGTCTCGTTCCTCCTTTCTCCTGGAAACAAGTCTCTTCACGCTTCCAATTCTTCTTTCACTCACATGCTGCTCAGAAAAATCTCTCTGGATTCTCTTTGCACTTCTTGGCATCTCTTTCTGCATATTCTACTACGTTTACAGAAAGTCATACTT tgcaaAAAGTTGGAACTCTTTTACGTCTAATAGTACCTCTTCTAAAACGGTTATATACGACTTTATAAATGCCTACAGAGGAAACCTACTCATGAGTACATGTATAACAATACTGGCAGTGGATTTCCCTGTTTTTCCCCGACGATTTATAAAAACAGAAAGTTACGGCTATGGGTTCATGGATTTGGGTGTGGGGTCATTCGTTTTTGCAAATGGATTACTTTCTTATGAAGCTAGACATGTTTTTAactcaaa ATCTAAAAGCTTCCGCATAATTAACTCTCTCCAAAATAGTTCATGTCTGCTCGTTTTGGGTATAACAAGAGTAATCTCagttaaacttttaaattatcaagAACATGTTACGGAATATGGAGTtcattggaacttttttttttcacattggCCT attctGTCTACTCTGTTGCTATGTCTGATTTCTCAAAAACATAGTTGGCTTATATCACTGTTCTTAGGACTTGCTCATGAAGGAATCCTTGCTTCCTCTTTAGGAGCTTCTTATATTCTGGACTCAAATACTCATAGAGGTGATTTTTTCTCTTCCAATAGAGAAGGAATCATGTCTTTATTAGGCTATGTTGCCATTTATCTTGGTGGAGTGTATTGGGGTGTACAAATACAAGGCAGTATCGCGGAAGATTCATCCATTAAAAGCtgtattaaacttttcaaatcaCTATCTTTTTTGGAGCATAGTTATGTGGTGTTCATTAATGTACTCACAGGACCTATTTCTTCTCCCTTCTAGACGAATGGC AATTGGTCATATTTCAACTGGATG CTTGCCTTTAATCTTTCACAATGTgcgttttttttactttttaaaattattggcTTATGGTATCGGGAGTTGTTTGTTGTTTATctagaaaattcaaaatcagGTCGAAATGGAAAGAGTAATAAAGGAg GGAAAGTCTCTTCGAAACGAAAATCGAGCTTTATAAATCCTATTAAACCAAagagtaatgaaaatccagctATCCAACTCCCCAACCCTGCATCGTATCTTTTAGATGCAGTTTGTTACAATGGATtaccttattttttgttttctaatatATTCACTGGAATAGTAAACTTCTTTGTTCAAACTATTTATGCCACAAATTGCTATGCAATTTTGATTCTGTTTGGCTATTCCTCTATATTAAACTACTTAGCTTTTaaattgtttgtcaaaaaaataaggtggaaaatttaa